One genomic segment of Chitinophaga sancti includes these proteins:
- the ruvC gene encoding crossover junction endodeoxyribonuclease RuvC produces MFRHQDFGKNKLWLANKSKIILGIDPGTLVMGYGLILVEGTKASLLEMDVLKLSRHKDHYERLQLIHARVNELIRLHKPATCAIEAPFFGKNVQSMLKLGRAQGVAIATAMQAGVQVTEYSPKKIKQSITGNGNAGKEQIWQMLQRILKFSERPDYLDATDAVAVAVCHFFQESSVMPDTSKAKGWDAFLQKNPGRIVG; encoded by the coding sequence TTGTTCAGACATCAAGATTTTGGCAAAAATAAACTGTGGTTGGCAAACAAGTCGAAAATAATTCTCGGTATTGATCCGGGTACATTGGTAATGGGCTACGGGCTCATTCTGGTGGAAGGGACGAAAGCCAGCCTGCTGGAAATGGATGTGTTAAAACTATCCCGTCACAAAGATCACTACGAACGGTTGCAATTGATACACGCCCGTGTAAATGAACTGATACGCTTGCATAAACCGGCTACCTGCGCAATCGAGGCCCCTTTCTTTGGTAAGAACGTACAAAGTATGCTCAAACTGGGCAGGGCACAGGGGGTGGCTATCGCTACTGCCATGCAGGCCGGCGTACAAGTAACTGAGTATTCACCCAAAAAAATAAAACAGTCCATTACCGGCAACGGTAATGCTGGTAAAGAACAAATCTGGCAAATGCTCCAAAGAATCCTGAAATTTTCGGAACGCCCTGATTATCTGGATGCTACAGATGCTGTCGCAGTGGCCGTCTGCCATTTTTTCCAGGAGTCCAGCGTCATGCCCGATACCAGCAAGGCAAAGGGTTGGGACGCGTTTCTACAAAAAAATCCTGGTCGGATAGTCGGTTAA
- a CDS encoding DUF3108 domain-containing protein: MRFILLTVVFSLAIIRPLYAQNDFCGITNTSFKAGESITFKVFYTLGRVYIGAGEATFNCNLEKFNGKDVYHISAEGKTYRTYDWFFKVRDRYQSFIDTANMMPMKFLRDVEEGGYRLHNDVTFYQAQHTAVSTKGSYKVPPCVQDVISAIYYARNIDFNKYKPGDKIPFNMFLDDKVYNIYVRYIGKEIVETKFGKFRAIRFAPLLLQGSMFEGGEKMSVWVSDDGNKIPLRIDSPISVGSIKVDMIGYKNIRYPFSSLISK; encoded by the coding sequence ATGCGGTTCATTCTACTCACAGTTGTTTTTAGTCTGGCCATTATCCGCCCCCTGTATGCCCAAAACGATTTTTGCGGTATCACGAATACCAGCTTTAAAGCAGGCGAGAGTATCACGTTCAAAGTTTTCTATACCCTGGGAAGAGTATATATTGGTGCAGGTGAAGCTACGTTTAACTGTAATCTAGAAAAGTTCAACGGCAAAGACGTTTACCACATCTCCGCAGAAGGTAAGACTTACAGAACCTACGACTGGTTCTTTAAGGTCCGCGACAGATACCAGAGCTTTATAGATACTGCCAATATGATGCCCATGAAGTTCCTCCGCGATGTAGAGGAAGGCGGGTACCGGCTCCACAATGATGTAACCTTTTATCAGGCACAGCATACCGCAGTCAGCACCAAAGGCAGTTACAAGGTGCCCCCCTGTGTGCAGGACGTGATCAGCGCTATCTACTACGCCCGTAATATTGATTTTAATAAATATAAGCCAGGCGATAAGATCCCTTTCAATATGTTCCTCGATGACAAGGTGTACAACATCTATGTACGCTATATTGGTAAGGAAATCGTCGAAACCAAGTTCGGTAAGTTCCGGGCTATCCGGTTCGCCCCCCTGCTGCTGCAAGGTTCCATGTTCGAAGGCGGAGAGAAAATGAGCGTATGGGTAAGTGACGATGGCAATAAGATCCCCCTCCGTATTGATAGTCCCATTTCCGTGGGTAGTATTAAGGTAGATATGATCGGGTACAAGAATATTCGCTATCCATTTTCCTCTCTCATCTCAAAATAA
- a CDS encoding response regulator transcription factor has translation MEERKPKILLAEDDTNLGMVLKNYLELNDYDVELCRDGILALAAFRREKFDICLLDIMMPNMDGFKLAEEIRDVDPDIPLFFLSAKTMKEDIIQGYKLGADDYIAKPFDSELLLLKIKAILKRNQELNSKEEEVHEFKIGRYEFNARLRTLTRDGETHTLSPKENELLRMLCEHKNDLLPRELALKKIWGSDTYFNGRSMDVYIAKLRKYLKEDSNIEIVNIHGNGFRLVVKD, from the coding sequence ATGGAAGAACGTAAACCAAAGATATTACTGGCAGAAGATGATACCAACCTGGGTATGGTGCTCAAAAATTATCTTGAACTGAACGATTATGACGTGGAGCTGTGCCGTGATGGCATTCTGGCGCTGGCTGCCTTCAGAAGGGAGAAATTTGACATTTGCCTGCTGGATATCATGATGCCTAATATGGATGGTTTTAAACTAGCCGAGGAAATCCGGGATGTAGATCCGGATATTCCTTTATTCTTCCTCTCTGCCAAAACAATGAAAGAAGACATCATCCAGGGTTATAAGCTGGGTGCTGATGACTATATTGCCAAGCCATTTGACAGCGAACTACTCCTGTTGAAGATCAAAGCGATCCTGAAAAGAAACCAGGAACTGAACAGCAAAGAGGAAGAGGTACACGAATTTAAAATAGGCCGTTACGAATTCAATGCCCGCCTGCGTACCCTGACCCGCGATGGCGAAACACATACGCTCTCTCCAAAAGAGAACGAACTGTTACGCATGCTGTGCGAGCATAAGAATGACCTGCTGCCGCGTGAACTGGCGCTGAAAAAGATATGGGGCAGCGATACTTATTTCAACGGTCGTAGTATGGACGTGTATATCGCCAAGCTGCGCAAATACCTGAAGGAAGATTCGAATATTGAAATCGTGAACATTCATGGTAATGGTTTCCGCCTGGTGGTGAAAGATTAA
- a CDS encoding response regulator transcription factor, whose product MKLLLIEDEPAVVSFIHRYLTEAGYDVTVAMDGPTGLQMALEHPFQLIILDVMLPGMSGIAVCKELRTQQNKTPILMLTALGSTENVVSGLDSGADDYLIKPFKQAELLARIRSLLRRQPDNTVAVLPAANLLKLADLELNTDTKSASRSGESITLTATEYRLLEYFLRNPRRVLSRMEILENVWGIDFNMNTKVVDVYVNYLRKKVNRKDLPALIQTVVGMGYMLKEEA is encoded by the coding sequence ATGAAATTATTGTTAATAGAGGACGAACCGGCAGTTGTATCCTTCATACACCGATATCTTACCGAAGCAGGATATGATGTGACTGTAGCCATGGATGGGCCTACCGGTCTGCAAATGGCCTTAGAACATCCGTTTCAGCTCATCATACTCGATGTGATGCTACCGGGCATGAGTGGAATTGCCGTGTGCAAGGAGCTGCGCACCCAACAAAATAAGACCCCCATCCTGATGCTCACCGCACTGGGTTCTACGGAGAATGTAGTATCCGGACTGGATAGCGGGGCAGATGATTACCTGATCAAACCCTTCAAACAGGCGGAACTGCTGGCCCGGATCCGCTCCTTATTAAGAAGACAACCGGACAATACTGTCGCCGTTCTACCTGCTGCCAACCTGCTTAAACTCGCTGACCTGGAACTGAATACAGATACTAAAAGCGCCAGCCGTAGCGGGGAAAGTATCACGCTCACTGCTACAGAATACCGGTTGCTGGAATATTTTCTGCGCAATCCCCGTCGTGTGTTGTCAAGAATGGAGATCCTGGAAAATGTGTGGGGCATCGACTTTAATATGAATACCAAAGTAGTGGATGTATATGTGAATTACCTCCGCAAGAAAGTAAACCGCAAAGACCTGCCAGCCCTTATCCAGACTGTGGTTGGTATGGGTTATATGCTGAAAGAAGAAGCATGA
- a CDS encoding HAMP domain-containing sensor histidine kinase has protein sequence MSIRVKILILFTALTVFIITLIAGGAYFLANQYSFTDFYKRLEIRAIVAARAALIKDRDNSATYTEIRNEHLERMPYEKEYFLKLDKEGHFNRPTSLASLPGSFFEMVQLQGKANHRSGDMFFTGVEFGSDPDRYIVIVSARNDFGRRYMADLKHVLTICLGTAGILVLAAGFFFSRYILQPVRVMTAQVKNIRAHNLHLRLDPPDSNDEMFELAQTFNNMLDRLETAFETQNNFVSNASHELGTPLTAIIGEAELALNKQRSDAEYRQSIQVILGEAERLEHITKSLLRLAQTGFGGKGQQRERIRVDELIFSVKDTIDQINPENQVEIDYSMLPEDEAKLFILGDAQLLHLAFSNIVQNACKYSDNHPVSVALAATDTNIILLIQDQGIGIPASELPFIYDPFFRASNTSGYKGYGIGLPLSRNIIRLHGGNIIVNSQQGKGTEIRITLPVA, from the coding sequence ATGAGTATACGTGTCAAAATACTGATCCTTTTTACTGCGCTGACAGTTTTTATTATCACGCTGATAGCTGGTGGTGCTTACTTTCTCGCCAATCAATACTCTTTTACTGACTTTTATAAACGTCTTGAAATACGCGCCATCGTTGCTGCGCGTGCTGCCCTGATCAAAGACAGAGATAACAGTGCTACCTATACGGAAATCCGTAATGAGCACCTGGAACGTATGCCATATGAAAAAGAATACTTCCTGAAACTGGATAAGGAAGGGCATTTTAACCGCCCCACTTCATTGGCTTCCCTGCCCGGTTCCTTCTTTGAAATGGTACAGTTGCAGGGGAAAGCGAATCATCGTAGTGGTGATATGTTCTTTACTGGTGTTGAATTTGGCTCAGATCCTGACCGCTATATCGTGATTGTCTCTGCCCGCAATGACTTTGGCCGCCGTTACATGGCGGATCTGAAGCACGTACTGACCATTTGCCTGGGTACTGCCGGTATACTGGTGCTGGCAGCGGGGTTCTTCTTTTCAAGATACATTCTGCAACCCGTAAGGGTCATGACTGCCCAGGTAAAAAATATCAGGGCCCATAACCTTCACCTGCGGCTGGATCCGCCTGATAGTAACGATGAGATGTTCGAACTGGCACAGACGTTCAATAACATGCTGGACAGGCTGGAAACGGCTTTCGAAACACAGAACAACTTTGTAAGTAATGCCTCTCATGAACTGGGAACACCGCTCACCGCTATCATTGGAGAAGCGGAACTGGCACTGAATAAGCAACGCTCAGATGCGGAATACAGGCAGTCTATACAAGTAATACTGGGAGAAGCTGAACGCCTGGAACACATTACGAAGAGCTTGCTGCGCCTTGCCCAGACAGGGTTTGGTGGTAAAGGCCAACAACGCGAACGGATACGGGTGGATGAACTGATCTTCTCTGTAAAAGATACCATCGACCAGATCAATCCTGAAAATCAAGTAGAAATAGATTATTCCATGTTGCCGGAAGATGAGGCAAAGCTTTTCATCCTGGGAGATGCGCAGTTATTGCACCTGGCATTCAGCAATATTGTACAGAATGCCTGCAAGTATTCTGATAACCACCCGGTGAGTGTGGCTTTGGCCGCTACTGATACCAATATTATCCTGTTGATCCAGGATCAGGGGATAGGTATTCCTGCATCTGAATTGCCATTTATCTATGATCCTTTCTTCCGCGCGTCTAATACTAGTGGTTATAAAGGATATGGTATCGGGTTGCCATTATCCCGTAATATCATCCGTCTGCACGGGGGCAATATCATTGTAAACAGCCAGCAAGGCAAGGGAACAGAGATACGGATCACCCTGCCGGTAGCGTAG
- a CDS encoding bestrophin family protein: MLLKKNIPFRYVFGKIKYEIALVVLYTLVIVLIHDRFNLKETINIPLSVPMIMGTVISLLLAFRSNQAYDRWWEARTVWGAIVNDSRSFTREVLTFIHSNEFPEEAERLRERMIRRQMAWCYSLGQQLRGLSATEGLERLIPKREVAYVARFANVPMALLELHAKDLQIALQRDWINAYQQVQIDSTLNKFSDSMGKCERIKNTVFPSTYSLYIHFALNFFIMLLPFGVIEFFGYAAVPLVGAIAASFLLIEKMAIHLQDPFDNKPTDTPMTAIARTIERDLRQMLNDNHVPETPPVYSYYVM, encoded by the coding sequence ATGCTACTCAAGAAAAATATACCCTTTAGATATGTGTTTGGGAAGATAAAATATGAAATCGCGTTGGTTGTATTATATACTCTTGTGATAGTGTTAATACATGACCGGTTCAATCTGAAAGAAACTATCAACATCCCATTGAGTGTACCAATGATTATGGGTACAGTAATATCATTGCTGCTTGCATTCCGGTCTAACCAGGCGTATGACCGCTGGTGGGAAGCACGTACAGTGTGGGGCGCAATCGTGAACGATTCCCGCTCCTTTACAAGAGAAGTACTCACTTTTATACATAGCAATGAATTTCCGGAAGAGGCAGAACGGTTGCGTGAAAGAATGATCCGCAGACAGATGGCATGGTGTTATTCTCTGGGTCAGCAACTGAGAGGATTGTCTGCAACAGAAGGATTGGAGCGACTGATTCCTAAGAGAGAAGTTGCTTATGTAGCGCGCTTTGCAAATGTGCCGATGGCATTGCTGGAGCTGCATGCAAAGGATTTGCAGATAGCGCTGCAACGTGACTGGATCAATGCTTATCAGCAGGTGCAGATAGATTCTACACTGAATAAGTTCAGTGATAGCATGGGTAAGTGTGAGCGTATTAAGAATACAGTATTTCCTTCAACCTACAGCTTGTATATACATTTTGCATTGAACTTCTTTATCATGTTATTACCGTTTGGAGTGATAGAGTTTTTTGGTTACGCGGCAGTGCCGCTGGTAGGTGCGATTGCAGCGTCTTTCCTGTTGATTGAGAAGATGGCGATACACCTGCAGGATCCGTTTGACAACAAACCAACTGATACACCAATGACGGCCATTGCGCGTACTATTGAAAGGGATCTGCGGCAGATGCTGAATGACAATCATGTACCGGAAACACCGCCCGTGTACAGTTATTATGTGATGTAG
- the ruvB gene encoding Holliday junction branch migration DNA helicase RuvB: MRPDEVRQSAAEKEFENSIRPKEIVDFSGQEQIIENLKIFIKAAKLRGEALDHVLFHGPPGLGKTTLSRIVSNEMGVNIRETSGPVIEKPGDLAGLLTNLEPKDVLFIDEIHRLSTVVEEYLYSAMEDYRIDIMIDTGPSARAIQISLHPFTLIGATTRSGLLTAPLLSRFGIKSRLEYYNSATLQKIIWRAAGLLETKITSEAAMEIARRSRGTPRIANGLLRRVRDFAQVVGNGTIDMDIAKFSLKALNVDEYGLDEMDNRILQVIIENFKGGPVGITTIATAVGEEAGTLEEVYEPFLIQEGFIKRTPRGREVTEKAYVHLGKTPRSGASGGLLF, translated from the coding sequence ATAAGACCAGATGAAGTCCGCCAAAGTGCGGCAGAAAAGGAGTTTGAAAACAGCATCCGGCCCAAAGAAATCGTCGATTTCTCGGGACAGGAGCAGATTATTGAGAACCTCAAGATCTTTATCAAGGCCGCCAAACTGAGAGGCGAAGCGCTGGACCATGTGCTCTTTCACGGCCCTCCCGGATTGGGTAAAACAACGCTGTCCCGGATTGTCTCCAACGAAATGGGGGTCAACATCCGTGAAACCTCCGGCCCTGTAATTGAGAAACCTGGTGATCTTGCCGGTCTGCTCACCAACCTCGAGCCAAAGGATGTGCTGTTCATAGATGAGATTCACCGGCTCAGTACCGTGGTGGAAGAATACCTTTATTCTGCCATGGAAGACTACCGCATCGATATCATGATCGATACCGGTCCAAGCGCCCGCGCCATCCAGATCTCATTACACCCGTTTACACTCATAGGGGCTACTACCCGTTCAGGGTTACTCACTGCTCCCCTGCTCTCCCGCTTTGGTATCAAGTCAAGGCTGGAATACTACAACTCCGCTACCCTGCAAAAGATCATCTGGCGAGCTGCCGGCCTGCTGGAGACAAAGATCACCAGCGAGGCTGCAATGGAAATAGCGCGGAGATCAAGAGGTACCCCCCGTATTGCCAATGGCTTGCTGAGAAGGGTAAGAGACTTTGCACAGGTAGTGGGTAATGGTACTATCGATATGGATATTGCTAAATTCAGCCTGAAAGCACTGAACGTAGATGAATACGGGCTGGACGAAATGGATAACCGTATCCTGCAGGTCATTATCGAAAACTTTAAAGGTGGCCCGGTGGGTATAACCACCATCGCTACGGCTGTAGGCGAAGAAGCCGGCACACTGGAAGAAGTATATGAACCATTCCTCATACAGGAAGGGTTTATCAAGCGTACCCCACGTGGAAGGGAAGTAACTGAGAAAGCATATGTACACCTCGGCAAAACACCCAGAAGTGGTGCCAGCGGTGGCTTACTATTTTAA